A DNA window from Gillisia sp. Hel1_33_143 contains the following coding sequences:
- a CDS encoding stage II sporulation protein M, translated as MREAAFVKQNKNKWLKFENELQNYKTIAPEIISALYLEITDDLSYAKTFYSGSNTVAYLNQIASSAHQKIYSNKKESGNAFYNFYVKDFPLFFYKHQRQLLLSFLIFSTFVIVGIFSAASDGTFVRAILGDGYVNMTLENISNNDPMAVYKKMGQIDMFLGITINNIKVSLMAYTLGIIGGLGTALVLMQNAIMLGSFQYFFYQNGLLWESARTIWIHGTIEISVIIVAGCAGLVLGKAILFPGTYTRLTSFIAGIKNGLKIVMSTIPFFIIAGFLEGFVTRITEMPDWLAILIITISLITILFYYVYYPIYLYKKQQPNAAEKLH; from the coding sequence ATGCGTGAGGCTGCTTTCGTGAAGCAAAATAAGAATAAATGGCTGAAATTTGAAAATGAGCTTCAGAATTATAAAACAATAGCTCCTGAAATTATTTCTGCTCTATATCTTGAAATTACAGACGATCTTAGCTACGCTAAAACCTTCTATTCTGGAAGTAACACAGTTGCATATCTTAATCAAATTGCATCTTCTGCACACCAAAAGATATATAGCAATAAGAAAGAATCTGGAAATGCATTTTATAATTTTTACGTAAAAGATTTCCCGCTATTTTTTTATAAACATCAACGCCAATTACTGTTAAGCTTTCTAATATTTAGCACCTTTGTGATAGTAGGAATATTTTCTGCAGCCAGTGATGGAACTTTTGTAAGAGCTATCCTTGGCGATGGATATGTGAATATGACCCTGGAGAACATTTCAAATAATGATCCTATGGCGGTTTACAAAAAAATGGGGCAGATAGATATGTTCTTGGGAATTACTATTAATAATATAAAAGTCTCTCTAATGGCTTATACTTTAGGTATTATTGGCGGACTTGGAACGGCCTTAGTGCTTATGCAAAATGCCATTATGTTAGGATCCTTTCAATATTTTTTCTATCAAAACGGGTTGCTTTGGGAGTCTGCGAGAACAATTTGGATTCATGGTACCATAGAGATCTCGGTTATCATTGTAGCGGGATGTGCAGGATTAGTTTTAGGAAAAGCAATACTTTTTCCTGGCACTTATACTAGATTAACATCATTTATTGCTGGTATAAAGAATGGACTTAAGATAGTTATGAGTACTATACCATTCTTTATAATTGCAGGATTTCTTGAGGGTTTTGTAACTAGAATTACAGAGATGCCAGATTGGCTAGCAATTTTAATAATTACTATTTCACTAATAACCATATTATTCTATTACGTCTATTATCCAATCTATTTATATAAAAAACAGCAACCTAATGCAGCAGAAAAATTACATTGA
- a CDS encoding RDD family protein: MDNFQIETAQNIGIQQKIAGIGDRVLAFLIDLFILVVYGIISTISMSSLLGDRGETYMIYMVIGLPVFLYFLLWETFYNGQTPGKSIMKIRVVQLDGSRPRFSQYLIRWLLRTIDISLGSGSIAVVSILMSGKGQRLGDMAAKTTVISEKKDITIADTLITDISEDYKPRYPQVTILKDKDIQDIKAMFRKAQFNGNHHIIVTLSQKIADLLEVTPEEKPIDFVEKIIKDYNYFTQK; this comes from the coding sequence ATGGATAATTTTCAAATAGAAACAGCCCAAAATATTGGTATTCAACAAAAAATTGCAGGTATAGGAGATAGGGTGCTTGCCTTCTTGATAGATCTGTTTATTTTAGTGGTGTATGGTATTATTTCTACCATTTCCATGTCTAGTTTATTGGGAGATAGAGGAGAGACCTATATGATCTATATGGTGATAGGGCTGCCGGTATTTCTATACTTTCTTTTATGGGAGACTTTTTATAACGGTCAGACTCCGGGAAAATCTATAATGAAGATCAGGGTTGTTCAGCTAGATGGTTCCAGACCCAGATTTAGTCAATATCTCATTAGATGGTTATTACGTACTATAGATATTTCTTTAGGAAGTGGGAGTATTGCAGTGGTAAGTATATTGATGTCTGGAAAAGGACAAAGATTAGGAGATATGGCTGCGAAAACCACCGTTATTAGTGAGAAAAAAGATATTACTATAGCAGATACCTTAATTACAGATATTTCTGAAGACTACAAACCAAGATATCCACAAGTAACTATTTTAAAAGATAAAGATATTCAAGATATCAAGGCTATGTTTAGGAAAGCTCAATTTAATGGAAATCATCATATAATAGTAACTCTTTCACAAAAAATAGCAGATCTTCTAGAAGTCACGCCAGAGGAAAAGCCAATAGACTTTGTAGAGAAAATTATTAAGGATTACAATTATTTTACCCAGAAGTAA
- a CDS encoding peptidylprolyl isomerase: protein MIRQLSIIFCVFCLLLASCEDTQKTKKINTQDPVSTSVTKKEPVKEVAKNKDIDSIDILTKRDKPMLVQEELIPFLTDYGKKNPETKVRIITRFGNIDVELFKDTPLHRANFIFLAKHGYFDGTFFHRVAKGFVIQGGNSDNPETALKRNNIGSYLIPSETSARHTHNRGSFSAAKYAEQNVSDASSPVEFFIVQDHRGAHHLDNEHTVYGKVVKGMDVVDEINNQEVGQGEWPLINITIKVEVLE from the coding sequence ATGATCAGACAACTATCTATTATATTTTGCGTTTTCTGCCTTTTATTGGCAAGTTGTGAAGATACGCAAAAAACAAAGAAAATTAATACACAAGACCCTGTAAGCACTTCTGTAACCAAGAAAGAACCTGTAAAAGAGGTAGCAAAAAATAAAGATATTGATAGTATTGATATTTTAACCAAACGAGATAAGCCCATGCTCGTTCAGGAAGAGTTGATACCTTTTCTAACAGATTATGGTAAAAAGAACCCGGAAACCAAGGTGAGGATCATTACTAGATTTGGAAATATTGATGTGGAGCTATTTAAAGATACTCCATTACATAGAGCCAATTTTATCTTCTTGGCAAAACATGGATATTTTGATGGTACCTTTTTTCATAGAGTCGCAAAAGGATTTGTTATACAAGGTGGTAATTCAGATAATCCTGAAACAGCTCTAAAAAGAAATAATATAGGGTCCTATCTTATTCCAAGTGAGACCAGTGCTAGACATACGCATAACAGAGGTTCATTTTCTGCTGCCAAATATGCAGAGCAAAACGTTAGTGATGCCTCTTCTCCCGTAGAGTTTTTTATAGTTCAAGATCATAGAGGTGCTCATCATTTAGATAATGAGCACACTGTGTATGGAAAAGTGGTTAAAGGTATGGACGTGGTAGATGAAATAAACAATCAAGAAGTTGGACAGGGAGAATGGCCTCTTATTAATATTACCATCAAGGTTGAAGTGTTAGAATGA
- a CDS encoding NUDIX hydrolase, protein MNFDEFKYKISNLKNLELPGESAQIKLAPAMRVSELKTLDIASKKPNKAGVMAIFYPNDRQVTNLVLILRKTYRGVHSNQVGFPGGRAEVFDKNMKSTALRETEEEVGIPRNEVTVVKKLTKLYIPPSNFWVHPYVGLLNATPKLIKQESEVEKILEIDIDEFLDERNLISKKLSTSYAKDIDVPAFSLNGHIVWGATAMMLSELKELLIKSL, encoded by the coding sequence ATGAATTTTGATGAATTTAAATATAAGATCTCAAATTTAAAGAATTTAGAACTTCCGGGAGAATCAGCGCAAATTAAATTGGCACCGGCTATGCGTGTTTCAGAATTAAAGACCTTAGATATAGCTTCCAAAAAGCCTAATAAAGCTGGAGTTATGGCTATTTTCTATCCTAATGATCGCCAAGTTACCAATTTAGTATTAATACTAAGAAAGACTTATAGAGGTGTTCACTCCAATCAGGTAGGTTTTCCGGGAGGAAGAGCAGAGGTGTTTGACAAGAATATGAAATCTACCGCCCTACGAGAAACAGAAGAAGAGGTGGGCATTCCAAGAAATGAAGTCACCGTAGTTAAAAAACTTACTAAATTATATATTCCTCCAAGTAATTTTTGGGTACATCCTTATGTAGGTTTATTAAATGCAACTCCAAAATTAATTAAACAAGAATCTGAAGTAGAAAAGATCTTAGAGATAGATATAGATGAGTTTCTAGATGAGAGAAATCTAATCTCTAAAAAATTAAGCACTTCTTACGCGAAAGATATTGATGTTCCTGCTTTCTCTCTTAATGGTCATATTGTTTGGGGCGCTACTGCCATGA